In Miscanthus floridulus cultivar M001 chromosome 5, ASM1932011v1, whole genome shotgun sequence, one genomic interval encodes:
- the LOC136450565 gene encoding tryptophan--tRNA ligase, chloroplastic/mitochondrial-like isoform X4 — protein sequence MQRIGGIRSCFCSCSIYFIIVFYKDIAVYGSFCCSFKFVRLCLSLCSKYLQITLPYEAPLLSKATRSTAAIYLACGVDSSKSHVRAHVELMWLLSSSTPIGWLNRMIQFKEKSRKAGDENVGVALLTYPVLMASDILLYQSDLVPVGEDQTQHLELTREIAERGNNLYGGRKWKKLGGRGGLLFKVPEALIPPAGARVMSLTDGLSKMSKSASSDQSRINLLDPKDVIANKIKRCKTDSFPGMEFDNPERPECRNLLSIYQIITGKTQEEVVSECQHMNWGTFKATLTEALIDHLQPIQVRYEEIMSDPAYLDNVLLEGAGKAAEIADITLNNVYQAMGFLRR from the exons ATGCA GAGGATTGGAGGAATAAGGAGCTGCTTTTGTTCTTGTTCTATTTATTTCATAATTGTTTTTTATAAAGATATTGCTGTATATGGTTCATTTTGTTGCTCTTTTAAATTTGTTAGGTTATGTTTATcactttgttcaaaatatttgcaGATTACTTTACCATATGAGGCGCCACTGCTTTCCAAAGCAACAAGAAGCACTGCTGCAATATATCTGGCGTGTGGCGTCGACAGCTCCAAG TCTCATGTCCGTGCTCATGTTGAGTTGATGTGGCTATTGAGTTCTTCTACTCCTATTGGTTGGCTGAATAGAATGATCCAGTTCAAAGAGAAGTCTCGCAAGGCG GGTGATGAAAATGTTGGGGTTGCGCTTTTGACTTATCCTGTTCTAATGGCTTCTGACATCCTTTTGTACCAG TCCGATCTGGTACCTGTTGGTGAAGATCAAACACAACATTTGGAATTAACTCGTGAAATAGCTGAGCGTGGAAATAATCTTTATGGTGGAAGAAAGTGGAAGAAATTGGGAGG GAGAGGGGGTTTGCTATTTAAG GTTCCTGAAGCCCTTATTCCTCCAGCAGGGGCTCGTGTTATGTCCCTAACTGATGGTCTCTCCAAG ATGTCCAAGTCTGCTTCTTCAGATCAGTCTCGTATTAACCTTCTTGACCCAAAAGAT GTGATCGCAAATAAAATCAAGCGCTGCAAAACTGACTCATTCCCAGg TATGGAGTTCGACAACCCAGAGAGGCCGGAATGCAGAAATCTTCTCTCTATATACCAGATTATCACTGGGAAGACTCAGGAG GAAGTTGTTAGCGAGTGCCAACACATGAACTGGGGTACATTCAAGGCTACTCTTACGGAAGCTCTAATTGATCATTTGCAGCCTATTCAG GTCCGTTATGAGGAGATAATGTCTGACCCAGCCTACTTGGATAATGTTCTTTTAGAAGGAGCAGGAAAAGCTGCTGAGATAGCGGACATCACCCTAAACAATGTTTACCAAGCCATGGGTTTCTTGCGTAGATAA
- the LOC136450565 gene encoding tryptophan--tRNA ligase, chloroplastic/mitochondrial-like isoform X1: protein MSRALLSHVLHCPPHFAYTCFRSGVGARGGLLASGIHPLRRLNCSAVEAVPGPSEEASAPPARKKRVVSGVQPTGLVHLGNYLGAIKNWVALQDLYETFFFIVDLHAITLPYEAPLLSKATRSTAAIYLACGVDSSKASIFVQSHVRAHVELMWLLSSSTPIGWLNRMIQFKEKSRKAGDENVGVALLTYPVLMASDILLYQSDLVPVGEDQTQHLELTREIAERGNNLYGGRKWKKLGGRGGLLFKVPEALIPPAGARVMSLTDGLSKMSKSASSDQSRINLLDPKDVIANKIKRCKTDSFPGMEFDNPERPECRNLLSIYQIITGKTQEEVVSECQHMNWGTFKATLTEALIDHLQPIQVRYEEIMSDPAYLDNVLLEGAGKAAEIADITLNNVYQAMGFLRR from the exons ATGAGCCGCGCACTCCTCTCCCACGTCCTCCACTGCCCGCCGCACTTCGCGTACACCTG CTTTAGGAGTGGCGTTGGTGCCCGAGGAGGACTGCTCGCTTCGGGCATCCACCCGCTCCGTCGTCTCAATTGCAGCGCGGTTGAAGCCGTTCCCGGCCCCAGCGAGGAAGCGTCTGCTCCTCCGGCAAGGAA GAAAAGAGTAGTTTCTGGTGTACAGCCAACAGGATTGGTTCACCTTGGAAATTATCTAGGGGCGATTAAGAATTGGGTTGCACTTCAG GATTTATACGAGACATTCTTTTTCATCGTGGATCTTCATGCA ATTACTTTACCATATGAGGCGCCACTGCTTTCCAAAGCAACAAGAAGCACTGCTGCAATATATCTGGCGTGTGGCGTCGACAGCTCCAAG GCTTCTATCTTTGTACAGTCTCATGTCCGTGCTCATGTTGAGTTGATGTGGCTATTGAGTTCTTCTACTCCTATTGGTTGGCTGAATAGAATGATCCAGTTCAAAGAGAAGTCTCGCAAGGCG GGTGATGAAAATGTTGGGGTTGCGCTTTTGACTTATCCTGTTCTAATGGCTTCTGACATCCTTTTGTACCAG TCCGATCTGGTACCTGTTGGTGAAGATCAAACACAACATTTGGAATTAACTCGTGAAATAGCTGAGCGTGGAAATAATCTTTATGGTGGAAGAAAGTGGAAGAAATTGGGAGG GAGAGGGGGTTTGCTATTTAAG GTTCCTGAAGCCCTTATTCCTCCAGCAGGGGCTCGTGTTATGTCCCTAACTGATGGTCTCTCCAAG ATGTCCAAGTCTGCTTCTTCAGATCAGTCTCGTATTAACCTTCTTGACCCAAAAGAT GTGATCGCAAATAAAATCAAGCGCTGCAAAACTGACTCATTCCCAGg TATGGAGTTCGACAACCCAGAGAGGCCGGAATGCAGAAATCTTCTCTCTATATACCAGATTATCACTGGGAAGACTCAGGAG GAAGTTGTTAGCGAGTGCCAACACATGAACTGGGGTACATTCAAGGCTACTCTTACGGAAGCTCTAATTGATCATTTGCAGCCTATTCAG GTCCGTTATGAGGAGATAATGTCTGACCCAGCCTACTTGGATAATGTTCTTTTAGAAGGAGCAGGAAAAGCTGCTGAGATAGCGGACATCACCCTAAACAATGTTTACCAAGCCATGGGTTTCTTGCGTAGATAA
- the LOC136450563 gene encoding NADP-dependent malic enzyme-like translates to MASGSAVLLQRSYSRAREYLRLQRTASYSVALHLEGEGLRWWWSNSCGRGGRFGARAAHRMAGSGEGENGGVPAGGEVAMASGVVTGGVEDAYGEDRATEDQPGTPWAVCIASGHSLLRDPRHNKGLSFTEKERDAHYLRGLLPPVVLSQDLQEKRMLQNVRQFHVPLQRYMALMDLQERNERLFYKLLIDNVEELLPVVYTPTVGEACQKYGSIFRRPQGLYVSLKDKGRILEVLRNWPEKSIQVIVVTDGERILGLGDLGCQGMGIPVGKLALYTALGGVRPSACLPITIDVGTNNEDLLKDEFYIGLKQRRATGQEYSELLDEFMAAVRQNYGQKVLVQFEDFANHNAFTLLEKYRTNHLVFNDDIQGTAAVVLAGLIAALKSVGGTLADHTFLFFGAGEAGTGIAELVALEISRQAKVSVEEARKKIWLVDSKGLIVTSRKETLQPFKKRYAHEHEPVKDLLGAIKAIRPTALIGSAGVGQSFTKEVIEAMSSINERPIILALSNPTSQSECTAEQAYTWSQGRAIFGSGSPFDPVKYNDKLFVPAQANNAYIFPGFGLGVVISGAVPVSDDMVLAAAEGLAEQVTPEHIEKGLIYPPFSIIRKISANIAARVAAKAYDLGMASQLPRPKDLVKYAESCMYSPVYRSYR, encoded by the exons ATGGCCTCGGGGTCCGCCGTGCTTCTACAGCGCTCCTACTCGCGCGCCCGAGAATATTTACGGCTCCAGCGCACCGCCAGCTACTCAGTTGCGCTGCATTTGGAGGGCGAGGGCCTGCGCTGGTGGTGGAGCAACAGCTGCGGCCGCGGCGGGAGGTTTGGCGCGAGAGCGGCGCACCGTATGGCGGGATCAGGGGAGGGGGAAAACGGCGGCGTGCCGGCGGGAGGTGAAGTCGCGATGGCGTCGGGCGTGGTGACTGGCGGCGTGGAGGACGCCTACGGCGAGGACCGCGCCACCGAGGACCAGCCTGGCACGCCGTGGGCCGTCTGCATCGCAAG TGGCCACTCCCTACTGAGGGATCCAAGGCACAATAAAGGCCTCTCGTTCACGGAGAAAGAGCGGGACGCGCACTACCTGCGAGGATTATTGCCTCCAGTAGTGCTATCTCAGGACCTCCAG GAGAAGAGGATGTTGCAGAATGTTCGGCAGTTCCATGTCCCGTTGCAGCGCTACATGGCGCTAATGGACCTTCAG GAGAGAAATGAGAGGCTATTTTACAAGCTCCTGATTGACAATGTAGAAGAACTACTTCCTGTTGTGTATACACCAACAGTTGGGGAAGCTTGCCAGAAGTATGGGTCGATCTTCAGACGACCGCAGGGCTTATACGTCAGCCTGAAGGATAA GGGGAGGATCTTGGAGGTACTGAGAAACTGGCCAGAGAAGAGTATTCAGGTTATTGTGGTCACTGATGGTGAGCGTATTTTAGGCCTGGGAGATCTTGGTTGCCAG GGCATGGGAATTCCTGTGGGGAAGCTTGCACTGTATACTGCTCTTGGAGGTGTACGGCCATCTGCT TGCTTGCCTATTACCATTGATGTGGGAACAAATAACGAAGATCTACTAAAGGATGAATTCTACATTGGACTAAAGCAAAGAAGAGCAACTGGCCAG GAATACTCTGAACTTCTGGATGAGTTTATGGCTGCAGTTAGGCAGAACTATGGGCAAAAAGTTCTTGTCCAG TTTGAGGACTTTGCAAACCACAATGCATTTACACTTCTTGAGAAGTACAGGACAAACCATCTTGTATTTAATGATGATATCCAG GGCACGGCTGCTGTAGTGCTTGCAGGGCTTATCGCTGCTCTGAAATCTGTTGGTGGGACTCTAGCTGATCATACATTCTTGTTCTTTGGTGCAGGAGAG GCTGGTACGGGCATTGCTGAACTGGTTGCTCTGGAGATATCCAGACAG GCAAAGGTTTCTGTAGAAGAGGCTCGCAAAAAGATCTGGCTGGTTGATTCAAAG GGACTGATTGTAACCTCACGTAAAGAGACACTCCAGCCATTTAAGAAGCGATATGCACATGAGCATGAACCTGTCAAAGATCTCTTAGGTGCTATTAAG GCTATCAGACCGACTGCACTAATAGGATCAGCTGGTGTGGGTCAAAGTTTCACGAAAGAGGTGATTGAGGCTATGTCTTCGATTAATGAG AGACCGATTATCCTTGCTCTATCAAACCCAACGTCACAATCTGAATGTACTGCTGAACAAGCATATACATGGAGTCAG GGGCGTGCCATATTTGGGAGTGGAAGCCCATTTGATCCGGTGAAATATAATGACAAGCTGTTTGTGCCTGCCCAG GCAAACAATGCATACATTTTCCCGGGGTTTGGACTAGGGGTGGTGATCTCAGGAGCGGTCCCGGTGTCAGACGATATGGTCCTTGCTGCTG CTGAAGGACTAGCTGAACAGGTAACCCCGGAGCATATTGAGAAAGGCCTGATCTACCCGCCCTTCTCCATCATCAGGAAGATTTCAGCTAACATAGCTGCCCGTGTCGCCGCAAAAGCTTATGATCTCG GAATGGCTAGCCAGCTCCCTCGGCCAAAAGACTTGGTGAAGTACGCTGAGAGTTGCATGTACAGCCCCGTCTATCGATCGTACAGGTGA
- the LOC136450565 gene encoding tryptophan--tRNA ligase, chloroplastic/mitochondrial-like isoform X3 encodes MQRIGGIRSCFCSCSIYFIIVFYKDIAVYGSFCCSFKFVRLCLSLCSKYLQITLPYEAPLLSKATRSTAAIYLACGVDSSKASIFVQSHVRAHVELMWLLSSSTPIGWLNRMIQFKEKSRKAGDENVGVALLTYPVLMASDILLYQSDLVPVGEDQTQHLELTREIAERGNNLYGGRKWKKLGGRGGLLFKVPEALIPPAGARVMSLTDGLSKMSKSASSDQSRINLLDPKDVIANKIKRCKTDSFPGMEFDNPERPECRNLLSIYQIITGKTQEEVVSECQHMNWGTFKATLTEALIDHLQPIQVRYEEIMSDPAYLDNVLLEGAGKAAEIADITLNNVYQAMGFLRR; translated from the exons ATGCA GAGGATTGGAGGAATAAGGAGCTGCTTTTGTTCTTGTTCTATTTATTTCATAATTGTTTTTTATAAAGATATTGCTGTATATGGTTCATTTTGTTGCTCTTTTAAATTTGTTAGGTTATGTTTATcactttgttcaaaatatttgcaGATTACTTTACCATATGAGGCGCCACTGCTTTCCAAAGCAACAAGAAGCACTGCTGCAATATATCTGGCGTGTGGCGTCGACAGCTCCAAG GCTTCTATCTTTGTACAGTCTCATGTCCGTGCTCATGTTGAGTTGATGTGGCTATTGAGTTCTTCTACTCCTATTGGTTGGCTGAATAGAATGATCCAGTTCAAAGAGAAGTCTCGCAAGGCG GGTGATGAAAATGTTGGGGTTGCGCTTTTGACTTATCCTGTTCTAATGGCTTCTGACATCCTTTTGTACCAG TCCGATCTGGTACCTGTTGGTGAAGATCAAACACAACATTTGGAATTAACTCGTGAAATAGCTGAGCGTGGAAATAATCTTTATGGTGGAAGAAAGTGGAAGAAATTGGGAGG GAGAGGGGGTTTGCTATTTAAG GTTCCTGAAGCCCTTATTCCTCCAGCAGGGGCTCGTGTTATGTCCCTAACTGATGGTCTCTCCAAG ATGTCCAAGTCTGCTTCTTCAGATCAGTCTCGTATTAACCTTCTTGACCCAAAAGAT GTGATCGCAAATAAAATCAAGCGCTGCAAAACTGACTCATTCCCAGg TATGGAGTTCGACAACCCAGAGAGGCCGGAATGCAGAAATCTTCTCTCTATATACCAGATTATCACTGGGAAGACTCAGGAG GAAGTTGTTAGCGAGTGCCAACACATGAACTGGGGTACATTCAAGGCTACTCTTACGGAAGCTCTAATTGATCATTTGCAGCCTATTCAG GTCCGTTATGAGGAGATAATGTCTGACCCAGCCTACTTGGATAATGTTCTTTTAGAAGGAGCAGGAAAAGCTGCTGAGATAGCGGACATCACCCTAAACAATGTTTACCAAGCCATGGGTTTCTTGCGTAGATAA
- the LOC136450565 gene encoding tryptophan--tRNA ligase, chloroplastic/mitochondrial-like isoform X2: MSRALLSHVLHCPPHFAYTCFRSGVGARGGLLASGIHPLRRLNCSAVEAVPGPSEEASAPPARKKRVVSGVQPTGLVHLGNYLGAIKNWVALQDLYETFFFIVDLHAITLPYEAPLLSKATRSTAAIYLACGVDSSKSHVRAHVELMWLLSSSTPIGWLNRMIQFKEKSRKAGDENVGVALLTYPVLMASDILLYQSDLVPVGEDQTQHLELTREIAERGNNLYGGRKWKKLGGRGGLLFKVPEALIPPAGARVMSLTDGLSKMSKSASSDQSRINLLDPKDVIANKIKRCKTDSFPGMEFDNPERPECRNLLSIYQIITGKTQEEVVSECQHMNWGTFKATLTEALIDHLQPIQVRYEEIMSDPAYLDNVLLEGAGKAAEIADITLNNVYQAMGFLRR, from the exons ATGAGCCGCGCACTCCTCTCCCACGTCCTCCACTGCCCGCCGCACTTCGCGTACACCTG CTTTAGGAGTGGCGTTGGTGCCCGAGGAGGACTGCTCGCTTCGGGCATCCACCCGCTCCGTCGTCTCAATTGCAGCGCGGTTGAAGCCGTTCCCGGCCCCAGCGAGGAAGCGTCTGCTCCTCCGGCAAGGAA GAAAAGAGTAGTTTCTGGTGTACAGCCAACAGGATTGGTTCACCTTGGAAATTATCTAGGGGCGATTAAGAATTGGGTTGCACTTCAG GATTTATACGAGACATTCTTTTTCATCGTGGATCTTCATGCA ATTACTTTACCATATGAGGCGCCACTGCTTTCCAAAGCAACAAGAAGCACTGCTGCAATATATCTGGCGTGTGGCGTCGACAGCTCCAAG TCTCATGTCCGTGCTCATGTTGAGTTGATGTGGCTATTGAGTTCTTCTACTCCTATTGGTTGGCTGAATAGAATGATCCAGTTCAAAGAGAAGTCTCGCAAGGCG GGTGATGAAAATGTTGGGGTTGCGCTTTTGACTTATCCTGTTCTAATGGCTTCTGACATCCTTTTGTACCAG TCCGATCTGGTACCTGTTGGTGAAGATCAAACACAACATTTGGAATTAACTCGTGAAATAGCTGAGCGTGGAAATAATCTTTATGGTGGAAGAAAGTGGAAGAAATTGGGAGG GAGAGGGGGTTTGCTATTTAAG GTTCCTGAAGCCCTTATTCCTCCAGCAGGGGCTCGTGTTATGTCCCTAACTGATGGTCTCTCCAAG ATGTCCAAGTCTGCTTCTTCAGATCAGTCTCGTATTAACCTTCTTGACCCAAAAGAT GTGATCGCAAATAAAATCAAGCGCTGCAAAACTGACTCATTCCCAGg TATGGAGTTCGACAACCCAGAGAGGCCGGAATGCAGAAATCTTCTCTCTATATACCAGATTATCACTGGGAAGACTCAGGAG GAAGTTGTTAGCGAGTGCCAACACATGAACTGGGGTACATTCAAGGCTACTCTTACGGAAGCTCTAATTGATCATTTGCAGCCTATTCAG GTCCGTTATGAGGAGATAATGTCTGACCCAGCCTACTTGGATAATGTTCTTTTAGAAGGAGCAGGAAAAGCTGCTGAGATAGCGGACATCACCCTAAACAATGTTTACCAAGCCATGGGTTTCTTGCGTAGATAA